The DNA region ATCAGTGTTTTCAAATTGTTCTTTTGTTGTTTCTTAGTAGACATTTCCGTGCAAACTTACTGGAAACATTGATATATAAGCGTTTCCAAGCATTTAATATTTTATTAACATCTTATTAACATCTCTTTAAGAAACCGTTATCATTCCTGTTTTTTTGGTGTTCTTTTTCTCATTGCTAACTATTTATCTCAACAGACTTGCTTTACACTAAGCTTGTTAAACGAAACAAGAAAGGGTTTTCATAATCAGTTATATTGTTATCTTATTTCAATTGCTATTCTAATTCTCTGATTGTTTCAGACAACAATTTTATTATCAAAGGAGAGAGAAAAAATGTTACTTACTGTTTTGTCTTACGTCATGATCATCGTCTTTATGTTTGTGATCATGAAAAAGAAAATGTCACCGTTTACAGCACTAGTTTTGATTCCACTGATCTTTGCACTGATAGCCATCTTCACTGGTGTTTCAAACAAGGGATCCATCGGAGACTTTGTAATGGAAGGAATCAAGACAACTTCTACTACAGGTATTATGCTCTTGTTCGCGATTCTTTATTTTTCAATCATGTTGGATGCCGGTCTATTTGATCCGATCACCAAAAAGATGATCCACATTGCCAAAGGTGATCCAATGAAAGTATTGATCGCAACTGCGGTTGTTGCTGCTGCTGTTTCTCTTAACGGAGACGGAACAACGACTACATTGATTTGCTGTTCAGCTTTTATTCCTATTTATAAAAAACTGGACATGAAATTGATGAATTTGGGTGTTTTGGTTATTTTACAAAATACGATCATGAATTTACTACCATGGGGCGGACCTACTGCTCGTGCAATGAGTGTTTTAAATGTTGGAGCAGAAATTTTAGCTTATCTGATTCCTGGTATGATCATTGCTCTTTTATATGTCATCTTCATCGTTGCTCCTTCAATGGGTCGAAAAGAACGTGCCCGCTTAGGTGTCAAACAGCTAACAGATGCTGAAATCGATGAAATGACAACTGTGACAGATGAAGAAACATTAGCGATTCGTCGTCCAAAAAATTGGCTATTCAATGCTATTATGACAATTGGCTTGATTGCTTTATTAGTAACAGATTCATTTGTTGGACTTGGTTTACCACCGTTATTCTTATTCTTGACCGGTACGGTTATTGCTTTGATGGTCAACTATCCTGTTTTAAAAGATCAGTCATCACGAATCGGGGCTAACGGCGGAGATGCTGTTCAAGTAGTTATATTAGTCTTTGCAGCTGGTGTCTTCATGGGCTTGTTCCAAGGAACTGGTATGGCAGATGCATTAGCTCAAAGTTTCACAAAAATCATTCCGGATCAATTAGCTGGCTTCTGGGGCTTAGTGATCGCTTTGATTTCAGCACCAGGTACATTCTTTATTTCAAATGATGGTTTTTACTTCGGCGTACTGCCTGTGTTAGCAGAAGCTGGACGTGCGTATGGATTTACAGATATGCAAATGGCGTTAGCATCATTGATGGGGCAAGCGTTCCACTTATTGAGTCCATTGGTTGCCTTCATTTACTTGTTGCTTCGTTTAACTGGTTTAGATATGGGACAATGGCAAAAAGAAGCAGCGAAATGGGCATTGGGAATTTTCATTATCTTTGTTGTAACAATTGTTCTAACTGGACATATGCCGTTATACATTCCTCAGTAAGGACACTGTCATGCACAAAACTTTCTTAGATTTCTTAGCACTTTTTAAGGAATCTAAAGGAAAAGAAGTGTATATTTTTCCTACTATATCAGCAAAAGGAGTACTGGAAAATGAGTACAATATCAGAGGCTGTCGGAAAAAATCTAGATTTAAGTCTTAATGAGCCGCTAAAAGAGTTGGTTTACAAAGCATTTCGCAAAACAATCATTTTAGGAGAAATTCAAGCTGGACAGCGGATCAACGAAAAAGAATTTTCAGAAGTCATGAATATCAGCCGCACACCGATCCGCTATGCTCTGCAAAAACTGGTTGAAGAAGATTTAGTCGATCATGTTCCCGGTGTTGGTATCATCGTTAAAGGAATATCTATCAATGATGCACATGAAATTTATGCCATCAGAAAATCATTAGATGTATTAGCTACCTTGACTGCGATGAATGAAATGAATGAAGCGGACTTTGAAGAGTTGAGAGAATTGTTAGAGGAAACTGAACGGTTGAATGAAGCAAATGAAATCGATCAAGTGCTGCAAAAATTTTCAGACTTCAATGAATTGATCTATGAAAAAAGCCAAATGCGCCGACTCAAATCGATCGTAATGAAACTTAGAGAATATTTGATCTATTTCCGCGATATCTCTATTCGCTCAAAAGAACGTCGGGATAAAGCTTTGAAAGAACATTGGCTGATTTACTATTGTATGCTGAATCAAGAAAAAGAGCAGTTGGAATTGCTAATTACGGAGCACCTAACCTATTCACAGTCCTTTATCATCAAAGAAATGGAAAAACATTTAAATGACTCAGATAACTAAGCAGGAACTCCTTAAAAAAATTAGTAATTTTGCTTTACAGTCTTTGCTTTTTGAAGCTGCTTTATATCCTAAACCTGGCCTAGTTGATCCTATCAGTTCTGGGGCTCATAAGGATATGGATTACGGAACTTTTCTTGACAGCAGCCGAGCTCTGGCACCCTTTTTCACTGATTATCTTGAACTAGGTCTAGCACATCATGGAACACCTGAAGCTTTGTTTCAAAAGGTTCGTTCAACCGGTCAGTTGGCCGAAAAAGAGATGCTCAAAAAAACCGAAGGAGTCAATACTCATAAAGGAGCTAATTTTTCTTTCGCATTGATTTTAGCCAGTATTGGAAAGCTGCTTCAAAAGGAACAACTGTCGCTCCCTTTTTCCGAAGCTGATACCAAAGCTATTTTTGACTATACGAAACAAATGACAAATAAACTTGTTGCTCAAGATTTTTCAAACCTAACAAAGAAAAAGGAACTGACGAATGGTGAAAAATTATACCTCGATCATGGTTTTACCGGTATAAGAGGCGAAGCGGCTGCTGGCTATCCTTCACTTCAGGAAACTGCTTTGCCCTTCTTGAGACAAAGACAGTCGCTAAATGATAGAAAAACATTTCTGTTTTTACTCCTGTCTTTAATGGCAAGTGTCGAGGATTCTAACTTGATCAACCGCGGAGGGATCGATGCCTGGCAGCAGGTCAAAAAAATGGCAGCACAACAGGCACGATCTCTTTCAGAAGACTCTTCTATTGATGAATTGGAGCGTAAGCTGGTCGCCTTTGATCAAGCATTGATCCGTGATCATCTGAGTCCGGGAGGCTCTGCTGATTTACTTGCATTAAGCTACTTTTTCGGTCAGCTGGAAGGACTTGTTTAAACGTTAATTAGAGGCTAAGAAAAAGGCAGACACTAAAAAATAAAGCAGCATTCACAAAAATGAACGAATCACTTTTGTGAATGCTGCTTTATTCTCAAGAGTCAAAAGCTTTTGTCTCAGCCTCTTTTCCTTCTGGATTGAACAGATAACCGATACCCCACACAGTTTGAAGATACTTCGGCTTTTTAGGATCATCTTCAATTTTATTGCGTAAATAGTTAATATACACCGTGATCAAGTTCTTATCGATTTCACCATCATTCCATACATTAGCATAGATCTGCTCCTTACTGAACACTTGCTGGGGATTTTCCATAAAGAACAAAATCATCATGATCTCCTTAGAGGTCATATTGACTACTTCACCATTTTTACTAAATTGATATTGATGTTTATTGAAGGAAAAAATACCTTCCGTCAACGTTGCTTCTTCACTATGTTCTCTTAGCGTCAGTAATTGCTCCGTTCGATTCAATGTGCTAATAACTTGAGCTCTCAACACATTTGGTGCAAACGGCTTTGAAAGGTAGACATCGCCTCCAGATTCTAAGCCGCTGATAATATCTTGTTCGCTTTTCTTCCCGCTGACAAAAATGATCGGTGTCAACGGTTGATGCTCTCGAATCAATTGAGCTAAATGATAGCCATCATTTTCGTGCTCCAAACTAACATCTAAAAGAAACAACTGGAAATCGACCCGCTTCATGATCTCGATAGTTTTTTCGATCGTATCACTTTGATAAACCAGTAATCCCGTCGACTGTAGTGATTTCCAGATCAAACGGCGAATTGCCGGATCATCATCGACCACTAAGATTTTTTCGTTTCGCACGATATACACCCCATTGTCCATTTTACATACCTATACAATAGCCGAATTGTCTTCAAATTTCAACTTGAACTTGTTATGATATGAACATACTATGAAAGGAGTTATCCAAATGAAACGTACAAATAAGATCGTGAACCTTATGATCATAGCAATGACGCTTTTTATCATCGTCTCCGTATTTTTTGCGATCCGCGGCTTCTCAGTCATTCGTAAAACAACGACTGCTAGCGGTCAAGATTTTCTTTTACAATCAACTGAGTATGTCGGCAAAGTGATCCAGCTTTCTATGAAAAACCGTCATCAAGCATTGAACTATTTGGCTATTGACGGAAATTTAAAAAATAGTGATGATCCTGCCGCCTATTTAAAAAACAGCCAATCCACCCTAACGACTTTTTTCGATTCATTGAACGGAGAAGCTGATGCTCTTTTTTACATTGATCCTAACGGAACACCGATTTACGCCTTTCATTGGGACTCAGAAAAAAAGACTGTAACGATCGCAGATACTCAAACTATTCAACCTTATATCAATCATGATTTATCTCTGAGACAGTTGTTAGATAAGCCAACAGCGCAAAATAGTGCTTCTTATTTTATTGATAAAAAAGCGTATCTTAATTTTTATCAGGAAATTAAAACAGCAGATGACAAAATCGACGGCTATCTGATTTTACCGCTGCATTTACAAACGTTCTATCAGAATTTTCTACAAGATTTTGAACTAGATTACAAAGGTTATCCGATGATCAAAGATCAGTCGATGACAGTCGTTATGCATCCTGTTGCCGAGCAGGTCGGTTTGGATATCGTCACAGACCGTGAAAAAATTTATCCTGATCTAGACTACTCTGACTTAAAAAAATTAGAAAAATACCAACTAAGTCATTCTTCTGGAAAATTGACCTATAAATCTTATTGGTGGGATGAAGACGTTCCTAAAGAAGTTTTGAAAATCAGCGCATTTGAGTGGATCGATGTCGGCTTAGCTCATTGGGTCGTCGCAATCAATGCTGATTATAATGAACGAAACGATGATATCATCAATTTTGTCATCATGCTCTCCTTGCTTTTAGTCGTCCTGCTTTTACTTGTGGGTATCTTTTCTCTATTTATTCATAATTTTAGAAAAAAAGAACGCATCGAAGAAGAAAACAAACAGCTGATCGAAAAGCAGCAGCAACAAAAATTACAGCATCAATTAGAATTAGAGCTTTATCAGCGGAATAAGATGGAAACAGTCGGTTTACTGACGACTTCTATTGTTCATGACATGAATAATTTCTTGACACCGATCATTGGAAATACGCAACTACTTTTAGAAGAATATTCTGATGATCCAGTACTAGAAGAAGATTTAGAAGATATTCTCCATTCTGCACAAAAAGGCCAACAATTGTCGGCCAATGTCCTGCGCTTTTCTAAAACACAACAAAGCGTACAAGAGTGGCTGGATGTTTCTGCTGCGATCGGTGTTGCGACACATTTGATCAAAGAGATCATCCCTAAAAATGTTCAATTATCGATCTCGATTCAAGAAAATCTTGGTACAGCTAAATTTGAAGAAATCGATGTCCAAAATCTGATCTATAACTTGATCACAAATGCATACCAAGCGACCAAAGAGCAGTCAACGATCCCTAAAATCCAGGTCACTGTTGCTCCAACATCTAAAGAAGTTGCAGAAGAAATCAAGAAAGACAATATACGAATTCAATCAGAAGAACATTTTGTCACTCTGGAAATTACTGATAATGGTCCAGGAATTCCTTCTGACATTAGAGAAAAAATCTTCGAACCGTTCTTCACGACAAAATCTGCTGATGAAGGAACAGGTCTTGGTTTATTCGCAGTAGCTTCTATCATCGCCAAATATGAATGGTACTTGGATGTTCAGTCAGAAACAAATCAAGGAACAACTTTTTTGATCATTCTTCCTGTCCGTCCACCACAATAAAAACTATTTTTATCGCTAAAACGTTGGATCAGTTTCTTTATGCAGCGGATTCAACGTTTTTTAGTATTGTTTTTACCTGATTTTCGTTATACTAAAGAAGATATCAGTTATTAAAGGAGTTTTTATTATGGGGACTTATTTTACGATCATACTTGGCCTGATTTATTTGATTGGTGCATTCATTATTCCAAAATGGCGCAAAAACAAAGTAGACAAAGACTGGAAGTTTTTTGAAGTCCTTTGGTTTTCAATCTGCTTTATCTGTTATGTCATATTTTTAGAAATTCGACTACCTTCTTACTTCTTTTTGATTCCCTCTCTATTTCTTACCATTTTTTTGGTTAGTTACTTTAGAGAAAAAAGACGATTGGTCAATGGCTTGCTGTTCAATCTATTTTTGGCAGTAGGCATGAGTTATCTGGGCTTTTTAGTAGTCCGAACAGTTAATCCTTTATTAGTAGTGATGGCGGGAGCTACAGGCATCTTTTTGCTTTTATTGTTACTGATTGGTCTATATGCGTTACTTGTTTTTTTGTATTGGAATGCGATTGTTGTTTTAAGAAAAGAAGGTCATTCATTCGCTAACTTATTGACGCTACTTTTAGCTATTGGTTTGACTGCTCTTTTGATTTTTAGTTATTATTCTACTAGTATTTTACCGCAATGGGCATTGACTTTATTTGGTATTTTTCCAGCTATATTGCTCTATTTTTCAGTTGTTTTTTACAACTTTTTAACGATTTCGGTCATCTATCAATTTAATCAACCTAGGTATAATCAAGATTTTATCATCGTACTTGGTTCTGGTTTGATCGATGGGAAAACAGTGCCTCCTCTTTTAGGAAATCGGATCAATAAAGCGATTCAATTTTACCAAGCTCAAAAGGCAGCAACACAACGAGCACCTAAAATCATCATGTCTGGTGGAAAAGGAGATGATGAGCATTTGGCTGAAGGAGCTGCCATGAAGGCTTATGCTTTAGAAAAAGGAATACCAGAACAAGATATTCTCGTTGAAGCAAATTCTAAAAATACTTTGGAAAATATGAAATTTTCTAAAGAAATCATCGAGCAGTCTGTCGGTTCGACTGCCTATCGAGCGATTTTTACAACGAATAATTTTCATTTATTCCGTGCAGGTATGTTTGCTAAAATGGCTAACCTAAATGCGAATGGTGTCGGCGCTAAAACAGCTTTCTATTTTTTACCTAATGCCTTTTTACGAGAATTTATCGCAATCGTTGTCATGAGAAAACGTCGGCATATGATTATTTGCGGATTGATTGTATTGGCGATGATCGCATTGACTCTATTTGATTATTTTTATGTAGGTCCTGTTTCTTAAAAACTAGACTAAAACAAGGCTAAAGAAAAAAGCAGCTCCGAGAATCAGAAGGAGCTGCTTTTTTCTTGTGTTTATTCGCTCGCGTTTTCAACTGATATCTACATGCCTGATTTCATCGTATCCAACTTTTTGATCAGAAATGTAGATGCCTAACTCGTCATGTCCTTTTATCAACCCTTTAATGTCTTCACCATAGTTTCCTTCACTGTCTAATTCTTCTTTTTGAATAGCCACAAGAAGCTGCTCTTGAAAAGCTTTAGCTAATACAGCATCAATTTCGATCCAGCTCATTTGTACTTTTTGTTCGGGTGGTCGTTTGTTTTGTTCTTTAGCAATAATTGCTGTGTGCTCAGATAAATAAAAGCCTGCCCACTTCTTCATTTTTCGATCTTGGTATTGTTCAAAATAGTAATCTCTTTCCTTGCTCATTCTAATCCCTCCAATCCTCCAGCGTGACCGCCAACCAATGACGCTCTAGAAATTGCTGTACCACCTTTTGTCATTGAACTTGCATGAACTAAAGAAACATAGCCAAAGCGTTGACGGATATCATCGATCACATGATCCAGCTCCAACTCTTTTAACTGCTCTGTTGGTTCGTGAAATAAATCCAGTTGAACATAAGTATTGTAGTTTAGTTTGGAATAAGTGATTCCAATATGTCGGATTTCCTCACCTCTCCAATACTGTCTAAAAAGCATCAAACAGTATTCAGTCAAAAGCTTACTACTATTGGTCAATGGTACTTTCATTTGTCTAGAGAATCCAGTATGAGGCTGCCTGGTTCCTCTAGAGGCACCGACAGATAGATGGACACATTCAGTTTGGCAATGTGCTTTTCTAAGCCTCGCTGCAACTTGATCGGCCATTTCACGAATCACCACCTCGATTTCTTCCTGTTTCAAGTAATCCCGCATCAAAATTTGAGAATTATTAAATGATCGTTCTTCTGGTATGTATTTTTCAGAGAGGCGACTGCGGTCGATTCCATGCGCATGCGCGTAAAGCTGTTCACCAATGATCCCCAAATTCCTTTTTAGCTTATTGATATCTGTGTGAGCAAGCTCATAGACTGAACGAATACCCAAATTATTCAAGCGTTTTTCCAGTCGATGACCTATTCCCCACATTTCTGTTATTGGTTCGATTGTCCAAACTTTTTTACGAACATCTTCATAATGCCATTCAGCTAACCGCTCATTAGTATGTTTCGCTTCGATATCCATGGCCAATTTGGCCAACAACGGATTATCTCCAATTCCGATCGTGATGTAAAGCCCGGTTTCTTTTTTGACTCGTTTTTGAATGGCTCTTGCTAATTCGACCGGCGATTGGCCAAATAATTTCCAACTGGCAGTTACATCTAAAAAAGATTCGTCGATCGAGTAGATATGCAAATCTTCATCTGCTACATATTCAGAATAAATCTCATTGATTTTCATATTTTCCTTGATGTATTCATTCATTCTAGGAGGAACAATTTCAAGCGCAGGATGATTGGGAACATCGTATTTTCTCGTTACGTTTGTAATTCCCAAGACCTCTTTCGCTTTTGGAGAAGAAGCTAGTACTAAGCCCCCAGAATTTTCAGCATGACTCATCACTACGAGCATTTTTTCAAGAGGATCATACCCACGCGCAACACATTCCACAGAAGCATAAAATGACTTGACATCTATACAAAAAATCGTTCTTCGAGGTTCTCTTTCATACTCAAAAAACATTATGATCCACTCCTTGTTTCAGCTCATCCTCTTTAGTTGACTGATTCCTTTTAGTAAATAATCGGCTGCATTTTTGTTTTTCCTTTACCTTTTTTCTATAAGTCAGTGTCTGAATAGTCTTTAAAATAATTCAATTGCCATTTTTGTGTACTCTGAGCTGTTCGATTTAATCCTGAACACCAAGGCGGATAAAACCGCATAGCCATCTTTCCAACCTGATCTTTCGTTGATAAAATTTGCTTTTCAACTGCCGCATCTTTAGGGATGATAAATAGTCCTTTTTTATTAGAATCACGTATGACGATCACTAATTTTTCTGGGCTATTTTTAGCTTGAAAAGGTCTGTTTTTTTGTGTTTCATCCTTTTCCCAAAAGGCAACAAAATACCCAGTTTTCTTAGGCGTCTTTTTACCTAATCTACTTCTGATCCTGATATTTGGCTCACTAATAGTAAATACTGCTCCTTCATATTCCTCATTCTGTTCTTCGTAATCACATCGTTCAAAATGGGCAAATTCTCTTTTTAAAATATCCATTGACTGCATGACGGCTTCCTTCTCCTATTTAAATTGTACTACCAAACCAATTATACGAACGTACGTTCTTTTTGTAAAGGGGAACGATTCTTTAAATTTACTAACCTTATTATTTTTTTCAAATTATCGATAAAATTGCTATCTTAAAAAGAAAAAAAGCTTTATAGTTATCTTACAAAGTAGTTGCTTAAGGAGTGAAGTGTGTGTCTTTTTATGAAAAATTTGTTCAAAATATCCGTTTAAGACGTTTTTTTGTTTTAGCAGTCGTTATTTTTATTTTATTTTTAGCTAGAAGTATGATCACAATGATTTTGTTGACATTTATTTTTACTTTTTTAGCGCTTCACCTAGTGAAATGTATACAGCATTTTCTTAAAATACCATCGCTTATTCTGGTTTTGATCATCTATTCTTTGATTGTTTTTTTCGTTTATCTGATAATAACCAACTATGTGCCAATCTTAGCGAAACAAACGGTTCAAATGTACAATTCTGTTGTTCATTTTTATCAAAATCCTGATAATAATGATAATCAGTTGCTTATGATCATCGATGATTATCTGGAAAAGTCAAACCTTACTGCACAGATCCAAAATGGTGCTAGTATGCTCTTACGTTATGTTCAAGATATTGGTTCACTTGGGCTGTCCGTCGTTCTTTCTTTTATCTTAAGTTTCTTTTTCATGATCGAAAAAAAACAGATGGCTGATTTTTCTAAATTATTTCTTAAAAGTGATTTTGATTGGTTCTTTCAGGACATTTACTATTTTGCAGATAAGTTCGTCAATACCTTTGGTGTCGTAATGGAAGCTCAATTCTTTATTGCCGTCGTCAATACTGTCATTACGACGATTTGTTTGGCATTGATCGGATTTTCTCAGCTTCCTAGTCTGGCGATCATGATCTTTATTTTAAGTCTGATTCCTGTAGCAGGTGTGATCGTTTCTTGTATTCCCTTGAGCTTTATCGCCTATTCTCAAGGCGGGATCAATGATGTGATTTATATTTTAGCCGTCATTCTTATCGTCCATCTATTTGAATCTTATGTCTTGAATCCAAAATTCATGTCCAGTAAAACTGATTTGCCGATTTTTTATACATTTGTCATCTTATTGATCAGTGAACGGCTTTTTGGTGTTTGGGGACTGATTGTTGGTATTCCGATTTTTACTTTCTTTTTAGATATCTTAAAGGTCAAACCGATCCATTCAGCGAACGAACAACTAGACGATTCTATATAAAAAGGGTCTGGGACAAAACTCTGTGAGTCAAATCCTAGACACCTGGAATCCGGATAAACGGTGAGATCAGAAGCAATCCCTTCGGAAATAAGAAAGAATTCACAAAAATTTAGAAAACAATTTTCGTGAATTCTTTCTTATTTCTCGGGATTAGACACTTCTGTCTCAACCTCTTTTGTGGCTTTAGCAGGTTTTTGTACTTGGAAAATCAGTCAGGAAGCAAAGACTAATTGATTTCGGACTAAATAACTAGCTTGTTTCAGCTACCTGTCCAATATCCCAATACACTGCCATATATAAGGAAAATCGATCCCTTTGCTTCCTCTGAAGCGAAAACTAGACTGTTCCTTTTCAAGAACGCTAGCTGAACCACCCTTTTTATTGTAAAATAAACTCTTTAGACAACTTTTCTTTATTACTGAATAATTTCGTTGCCTCTACAGAAACAGGCGCACTTAAATCACTTAACTTATAAGGTACTTTTAAATTCAATGTTGCTCCCGGCTGAATTTCTGTCATGGAATCTACATATCCCTCTTCAGCCATGATTGCCAATTGCAATGCTGCGCCATTTTGGAAAGCTTTCGTCGTGATCGAGGTCAAAAACATTGCATTTGTATCGCTATTATTCGTAAATTCATACTCCACGACACCAACATCTGCGCCACTGTAATCTTTAGCAAAAGTAAATTCCTTGATCGCTACGTGATAATCACCTAAATCACCAGCATCTGTCACTGCAGGCGCTTCTGACTCTTTGTTTTTGACAACCGTACTTGTCGTTTCTTCTTTTTTTGCAGGCGTCTCTTTTTTTTCATCAGACCCCATATTGACTAACACTCCACCCACAACTAATACACCAATACCTATCAAAACGATTTTCTTCATGTTCATGCTTTTTGTCTCCTTTGTTATTTAGTCCGTTGATACATCTTGATCATACAGAATAGCCAAAGGAAAATCTTATGCCTTGAGCATAGTTAGAAATAATTATTTTATGGTACTCGCTGTTCACCACGAAGCAGTGAACAAAGTGCAAGCCAAAAAAGCCCCAGTAAGATATAGCCAAAAATTCTAACTATGCGTTTTTTTGACTTTAATAAAGGAAGTTTACTATGAAAATCCATAAAATTAGTAAATAAAAATACAGGAAGAACAAAATAGAGCAGATCTTCAACTACTAGCGCTGATCGACCAGTAGAACTTCCATTTCTACTAATATCTAACGGTAAACCTAGTCCAATGAATAAATAATAAATCACCGCAATCACTTTTTTCCATACAATATCCGTTCGAAATCCCGGCACATATTTTCTTACTATAGAAGAAGGATATGTTTCGGCAACTTTCTGTGGGTTATTTTGTTGCTGCTCTTTGTTCGCCGCATTTTTTGCAAGGATTTCTCTTATGCGATCTTCCTGACTCGCTTTATTTTCTACTTTTTCATCCGATAACTGATTGAATTTCAGTTTTTTCCACTGTTCTTCAACTTCCCACTTCATTTCTAAGGCTGATTGATAGCGATCGTTAGGATCTAGCTTAGTTGCTTTTAGAATCAATGGCCGTATAAATTTATTCGTGCTTAGGTGCTCTTTCGGATATTTTTTCGTAGCGCAAACATTCATCACAACCCCTACAGAATATAGATCACTGCGCCTATCTGATTCGGCAAAACCGAACTGCTCTGGAGAGGCGAAACCAACTGTTCCCAACTGGACAGTATCCGTTTCTTTTCCGCCGTCAAAAGTCCGAACCGCATCGAAGTCGATCAATTTCAGTACACCATCATTCGTCATCATGATATTTCCTGGCTTGACATCGCGATGGATGATCCCTTTGCTATGTAAGGCAATTAGCGCATCCAGCAATTCCAATGTCATTTTTAAGAGTGCTTCTATTTCGATCATTTCAGACCGCTGGATGATTTGCGTCAACGTCTTGCCATGAATAAATTCCTCATATAAAAAAAGCTTCCCATCTTCAACCAATACTTCTTGGATTTTTGGTAAATGGGTATGATCAAGTGCCTGAAGGGTGAGCAAATTTTCTTTTAGAAACAGCGGATAGCATTTTTTGACAAAGAATTCTTTTGTTTCCC from Enterococcus sp. 9D6_DIV0238 includes:
- a CDS encoding Y-family DNA polymerase; protein product: MFFEYEREPRRTIFCIDVKSFYASVECVARGYDPLEKMLVVMSHAENSGGLVLASSPKAKEVLGITNVTRKYDVPNHPALEIVPPRMNEYIKENMKINEIYSEYVADEDLHIYSIDESFLDVTASWKLFGQSPVELARAIQKRVKKETGLYITIGIGDNPLLAKLAMDIEAKHTNERLAEWHYEDVRKKVWTIEPITEMWGIGHRLEKRLNNLGIRSVYELAHTDINKLKRNLGIIGEQLYAHAHGIDRSRLSEKYIPEERSFNNSQILMRDYLKQEEIEVVIREMADQVAARLRKAHCQTECVHLSVGASRGTRQPHTGFSRQMKVPLTNSSKLLTEYCLMLFRQYWRGEEIRHIGITYSKLNYNTYVQLDLFHEPTEQLKELELDHVIDDIRQRFGYVSLVHASSMTKGGTAISRASLVGGHAGGLEGLE
- a CDS encoding MepB family protein, whose product is MQSMDILKREFAHFERCDYEEQNEEYEGAVFTISEPNIRIRSRLGKKTPKKTGYFVAFWEKDETQKNRPFQAKNSPEKLVIVIRDSNKKGLFIIPKDAAVEKQILSTKDQVGKMAMRFYPPWCSGLNRTAQSTQKWQLNYFKDYSDTDL
- a CDS encoding AI-2E family transporter, encoding MSFYEKFVQNIRLRRFFVLAVVIFILFLARSMITMILLTFIFTFLALHLVKCIQHFLKIPSLILVLIIYSLIVFFVYLIITNYVPILAKQTVQMYNSVVHFYQNPDNNDNQLLMIIDDYLEKSNLTAQIQNGASMLLRYVQDIGSLGLSVVLSFILSFFFMIEKKQMADFSKLFLKSDFDWFFQDIYYFADKFVNTFGVVMEAQFFIAVVNTVITTICLALIGFSQLPSLAIMIFILSLIPVAGVIVSCIPLSFIAYSQGGINDVIYILAVILIVHLFESYVLNPKFMSSKTDLPIFYTFVILLISERLFGVWGLIVGIPIFTFFLDILKVKPIHSANEQLDDSI
- a CDS encoding DUF5067 domain-containing protein; protein product: MNMKKIVLIGIGVLVVGGVLVNMGSDEKKETPAKKEETTSTVVKNKESEAPAVTDAGDLGDYHVAIKEFTFAKDYSGADVGVVEYEFTNNSDTNAMFLTSITTKAFQNGAALQLAIMAEEGYVDSMTEIQPGATLNLKVPYKLSDLSAPVSVEATKLFSNKEKLSKEFILQ
- a CDS encoding serine/threonine-protein kinase: MENVTEERVSLYKEIEPLTDKPNGPVLVRNRETKEFFVKKCYPLFLKENLLTLQALDHTHLPKIQEVLVEDGKLFLYEEFIHGKTLTQIIQRSEMIEIEALLKMTLELLDALIALHSKGIIHRDVKPGNIMMTNDGVLKLIDFDAVRTFDGGKETDTVQLGTVGFASPEQFGFAESDRRSDLYSVGVVMNVCATKKYPKEHLSTNKFIRPLILKATKLDPNDRYQSALEMKWEVEEQWKKLKFNQLSDEKVENKASQEDRIREILAKNAANKEQQQNNPQKVAETYPSSIVRKYVPGFRTDIVWKKVIAVIYYLFIGLGLPLDISRNGSSTGRSALVVEDLLYFVLPVFLFTNFMDFHSKLPLLKSKKRIVRIFGYILLGLFWLALCSLLRGEQRVP